A part of Candidatus Saccharimonadales bacterium genomic DNA contains:
- a CDS encoding DUF1697 domain-containing protein, which translates to MNTYVILMRGINVGGKNKVPMAALRKCLEELGFSNVSTFIASGNVILESDKRPDEIKAQIEQVLPKSFQLDSELIKVLVLSHKQLQTVIDSRPKGFGDHPEKYHSDAIFLMGIDLAQAISVFSPREGVDKVWPGEAVVYSQRLSALRTKSRLSKIIASPLYKSMTIRSWNTTTKLLEILGKIDADRKV; encoded by the coding sequence ATGAATACTTACGTGATACTTATGCGCGGCATCAATGTCGGTGGCAAAAATAAAGTACCGATGGCGGCTCTTCGGAAATGCTTAGAAGAACTGGGATTTTCCAATGTCTCAACTTTTATTGCCAGTGGTAACGTGATTTTAGAATCCGACAAACGCCCTGATGAGATAAAAGCTCAGATCGAACAAGTTCTGCCTAAGAGCTTTCAACTTGATAGCGAGCTCATCAAAGTCTTGGTACTGTCTCATAAGCAACTCCAGACTGTTATCGACAGTAGGCCCAAAGGCTTCGGGGATCATCCGGAAAAATATCACAGTGACGCAATTTTTTTGATGGGTATTGATTTGGCCCAGGCTATATCCGTATTCAGTCCCCGAGAGGGAGTCGACAAAGTATGGCCAGGCGAGGCTGTAGTTTATTCGCAGCGTCTCAGTGCTTTGCGGACCAAGAGCCGGCTGAGCAAAATTATAGCATCGCCGCTCTACAAATCCATGACCATCCGTAGCTGGAATACTACAACAAAATTGTTAGAAATACTGGGAAAAATAGACGCGGATAGAAAAGTATAA
- a CDS encoding glycosyltransferase family 2 protein, giving the protein MRDTRSSKPLRPLVIPDRQASSLQRHINYRRQLNIHKRGVVTSKNIASQAKETPLTPKPLLLLAPPQQTLLLPEITEQPTDSPKQLALLLPAHNEELIIETTIRSAIAAGQSIEDIYVVNDHSSDNTQAIATRLLGKNNVLNVKRSGKALAVRKAITKFEIESRYTWLHVADADSVFSQDYFRHYRAKLDPKKYAVAVGFVQSLRGNWISTYRALTYTYSQQVTRRVQAKLGMISVFPGPITCFRTDIITHLDFGGSSLTEDFDITLQVHRKKLGNILFIPQAVNFTQDPQSYSDFNKQNLRWQRGFFQGVQKYKIGLHGQRIDMSLGFQMLQTILFLIQSFVLLPVILASTHNWMIIPVMIAADIVVNGSIALTASVVAKRWMLIGALPYFYFLRWSEIVVYLIAFVEVIILRKFRDNTAGWSTEGRRYQLSKQALLDVAK; this is encoded by the coding sequence GTGAGAGATACTAGATCGAGTAAGCCGCTTAGACCACTCGTTATACCTGACCGCCAGGCTTCTTCTTTGCAGCGTCATATTAATTACCGTCGTCAATTAAATATTCATAAGCGTGGAGTTGTGACCTCTAAAAATATTGCCAGCCAGGCCAAGGAAACGCCTCTAACCCCTAAGCCTCTCCTTTTACTTGCTCCTCCACAACAGACACTCTTGCTTCCAGAAATAACAGAGCAGCCTACCGATAGTCCCAAGCAACTCGCTTTATTACTCCCCGCTCACAATGAAGAACTTATCATTGAAACGACTATTCGTTCCGCCATTGCCGCCGGTCAGTCTATTGAAGATATCTATGTAGTCAACGACCATTCTTCAGACAATACCCAAGCAATTGCCACCAGACTACTAGGAAAAAATAACGTCCTGAACGTTAAGCGTAGCGGAAAAGCACTGGCTGTCAGAAAAGCAATTACCAAATTCGAAATAGAATCGCGCTATACGTGGTTACATGTTGCCGATGCCGATAGCGTTTTTTCACAGGACTACTTTAGGCATTACCGAGCCAAACTTGACCCTAAAAAATACGCTGTTGCCGTAGGTTTTGTCCAAAGCCTTCGTGGCAACTGGATTAGCACGTACCGAGCACTGACCTATACGTACAGCCAGCAGGTGACGCGTCGTGTTCAAGCTAAACTTGGCATGATATCCGTATTCCCTGGCCCTATAACCTGTTTTAGGACTGATATTATTACTCATTTAGATTTTGGCGGCTCTAGTTTGACGGAGGATTTCGATATTACGCTTCAGGTACACCGAAAAAAACTTGGTAACATCCTCTTTATTCCCCAGGCGGTTAATTTTACCCAAGATCCTCAATCGTATAGCGATTTCAACAAGCAAAACCTCCGTTGGCAACGAGGATTCTTCCAGGGCGTTCAAAAATACAAGATTGGCCTGCACGGACAACGGATCGATATGAGCCTCGGTTTTCAGATGCTGCAGACAATCCTGTTTCTCATACAGTCATTCGTGCTGCTTCCGGTCATATTAGCCTCGACGCATAACTGGATGATTATACCCGTGATGATTGCGGCTGACATTGTCGTCAACGGATCGATTGCGCTCACCGCGTCGGTCGTTGCAAAACGCTGGATGCTTATCGGAGCGTTGCCTTACTTTTACTTCCTTCGTTGGAGCGAAATAGTCGTGTATCTTATTGCATTTGTCGAAGTAATCATTCTTCGCAAGTTCCGAGACAACACCGCTGGATGGTCAACCGAAGGCCGTCGTTACCAGCTATCAAAGCAAGCACTGCTTGACGTCGCCAAATAG
- a CDS encoding sortase, whose protein sequence is MNIHKYLIGLSILLFGSGVAIVAPIGLSWLEQQQATATTSNVTIATPQTPLKETPTLVKGIPRHISVSSLGIDVSIADGVYDERTGEWTLSDTSAFYATPTNPVNSDSGNTLIYGHNSDEIFGKLLKIQQGAEVTVTTDNGYVFTYVYTSTEAVRPTDTRPLVYEGKPRLTLQTCSGIWNQTRQMFYFDLKEYHKA, encoded by the coding sequence ATGAATATTCACAAATACCTTATTGGACTATCAATTCTACTTTTTGGCAGTGGAGTGGCTATTGTTGCGCCAATTGGTTTGTCCTGGTTGGAGCAACAGCAGGCTACTGCTACGACCTCTAATGTGACAATCGCTACGCCTCAGACACCTCTTAAAGAAACCCCAACTCTCGTTAAGGGTATCCCGCGTCATATTTCGGTATCAAGCCTTGGCATTGATGTGAGCATCGCTGACGGTGTATATGACGAGCGAACGGGGGAATGGACACTTAGTGACACCTCTGCCTTTTATGCGACACCAACGAACCCTGTCAATTCAGACAGTGGTAATACGCTCATATATGGCCACAACAGCGACGAAATATTTGGCAAACTGCTTAAAATTCAGCAGGGTGCGGAAGTAACTGTCACCACTGATAACGGATATGTCTTTACCTATGTATATACTTCGACCGAAGCGGTAAGACCTACTGACACTCGTCCGCTTGTGTACGAAGGCAAGCCGCGACTAACGCTCCAGACCTGTTCGGGTATCTGGAATCAAACTCGTCAAATGTTCTACTTTGACTTAAAAGAATACCACAAAGCGTAG
- a CDS encoding NUDIX hydrolase produces MSEQNSLGIINHETSHRKTDYLYRISIKGLIKNEKGEVLVVKETGRNYWDLPGGGMDHAENIKLAITRELKEEVNLSGDFTYKIIDVDDPAYLEMHDFWQVRLIFEVKPDDMVFSAGEDGDEIAFINPDTFKDSESATERTIYDYASLTS; encoded by the coding sequence ATGTCTGAACAAAACTCTCTAGGTATCATTAATCACGAAACCTCACACCGAAAAACAGATTACCTTTATAGGATTTCTATCAAGGGTTTGATTAAGAATGAAAAAGGCGAGGTACTCGTCGTTAAAGAGACGGGAAGAAACTACTGGGATCTGCCGGGAGGAGGTATGGATCATGCCGAGAATATCAAACTTGCGATTACCCGCGAATTGAAAGAAGAAGTCAATCTTAGCGGAGATTTTACATACAAAATCATTGACGTTGATGACCCGGCATATCTAGAAATGCACGACTTTTGGCAAGTACGGCTTATTTTCGAAGTAAAGCCAGATGATATGGTATTTAGCGCTGGTGAAGATGGTGACGAAATAGCTTTTATCAATCCAGATACGTTTAAAGATTCAGAATCAGCCACTGAGCGAACAATTTACGACTATGCCAGCCTAACTTCGTAA
- a CDS encoding polysaccharide deacetylase family protein, with the protein MRRLTLYLSIFAVLASTIFSAVPAFAADPNLIANESAETTGANNLPADWTQSRWGTNSATLEYKNEGHTGTKSLYVSMASRTDGDAKWMHTAASVQPNASYTYTSWYKSSIATEIDLQYTDTSGNVSYAYVDSIAPSTDWQQLSSTFVTPANVAKVSVMHIVAAPGWLQTDDFNLAATVVAPPVDQDNYIVNDSFETANGSMPASWYKNSWGTNSAQFSYENTGRTGTRSAKVTVSAYSDGDAKWFAEASTITPQKSYLYRDYYKSSVATRVVAAFIDAAGNYTYQELVGAPASAADWAQYSVTFTAPATAAKVSIYHVIDSVGYLTLDDTSLYVALPTPTDPVIPNASLETGTANPTNWQKNNWGTNNATFQHVNEGRTGTKSTKVTMTNHVDGDAKWFFDPITTMQPGNQYRFTAWYKTNVTPHAVAMFIMADGTEQYFGMPIAQPNSNGATEWQKYTDTFSVPAGAVSSSVFLYIDQNGWLQTDDYSLTTYHPNGFSRPLLTMTFDDGHEDNATNALPILNQYGLKTTQCFATSFIEGQSQQVINGVLAFKNTGHEICSHTVTHPFMTTLNATNLKYEAQHSQQYLQSLIGKPVPNFATPYGDYNATVVNELKKYYRSHRSVDEGYNSKDNFNIYNIRVQNILDTTPAEQVAAWIAQAETDKTWLVLVYHRIANDPGPYDSYTNVFQQHVQAIVNSGITVKTYNDALDEVTTQLP; encoded by the coding sequence ATGAGACGACTGACACTATATCTATCAATTTTTGCAGTACTTGCCAGCACTATCTTTAGCGCTGTGCCCGCATTCGCAGCTGATCCCAACCTAATCGCTAACGAATCTGCCGAAACCACAGGTGCTAATAACCTACCTGCTGACTGGACACAAAGCCGCTGGGGAACAAACTCAGCTACACTTGAATACAAAAACGAAGGCCATACCGGTACTAAGAGCCTGTACGTATCAATGGCTTCACGAACTGATGGTGATGCAAAATGGATGCATACGGCAGCTTCCGTTCAGCCAAATGCTTCGTACACCTACACAAGCTGGTACAAATCTAGCATCGCGACTGAAATCGATCTTCAGTACACCGATACAAGCGGAAACGTTTCTTACGCGTATGTTGATAGCATTGCCCCAAGTACTGACTGGCAACAACTTTCATCTACGTTTGTCACTCCTGCCAATGTCGCTAAAGTATCCGTGATGCACATCGTTGCAGCACCAGGCTGGCTACAAACTGACGACTTTAACCTTGCGGCTACAGTTGTTGCACCTCCTGTTGACCAGGACAACTATATTGTTAATGACTCGTTCGAAACAGCAAACGGCAGCATGCCTGCAAGCTGGTACAAAAATAGCTGGGGAACAAACTCAGCTCAGTTCAGTTATGAAAATACTGGTCGTACAGGAACACGCAGTGCCAAAGTAACAGTCAGTGCCTACTCTGACGGCGATGCAAAATGGTTTGCGGAAGCAAGTACTATTACTCCACAAAAAAGTTACCTGTATCGTGATTACTACAAATCAAGCGTTGCCACGCGAGTCGTTGCCGCCTTTATTGATGCGGCCGGTAATTACACATACCAGGAACTAGTTGGCGCACCAGCAAGCGCAGCGGACTGGGCGCAATATAGCGTAACCTTCACCGCACCTGCTACCGCAGCAAAAGTATCTATATACCACGTCATTGACAGCGTTGGCTACCTTACGCTTGATGACACTAGTCTCTACGTTGCCCTTCCTACGCCAACAGATCCTGTTATTCCTAACGCTTCACTCGAAACAGGAACAGCAAATCCTACTAACTGGCAAAAAAATAATTGGGGAACGAATAACGCTACTTTCCAGCACGTAAACGAAGGCCGCACCGGAACTAAAAGCACCAAAGTGACCATGACCAATCATGTCGATGGTGACGCAAAATGGTTCTTTGACCCAATTACAACTATGCAGCCAGGTAATCAGTACCGCTTTACCGCATGGTACAAGACAAACGTGACGCCACATGCCGTTGCCATGTTCATCATGGCTGACGGTACGGAACAATACTTCGGTATGCCAATTGCTCAACCAAACAGCAATGGGGCAACTGAGTGGCAAAAATATACTGATACGTTTAGCGTTCCAGCTGGAGCAGTGTCGTCATCAGTATTCCTTTACATTGATCAAAATGGCTGGCTACAAACTGATGACTACAGTCTAACGACATACCACCCTAACGGTTTTTCTCGCCCGCTTCTTACTATGACATTTGATGATGGCCACGAAGACAACGCTACTAACGCTCTTCCTATCCTTAATCAATACGGCCTAAAGACTACTCAATGTTTTGCAACATCATTCATTGAAGGACAGTCCCAGCAAGTGATCAATGGCGTTCTTGCATTCAAGAATACTGGCCATGAAATCTGCTCACATACGGTTACCCACCCATTCATGACGACATTGAATGCAACTAATTTAAAGTACGAGGCACAGCACTCACAGCAGTACTTGCAGTCGCTAATCGGCAAACCAGTCCCTAACTTTGCGACACCTTACGGAGACTATAACGCAACTGTCGTGAACGAACTTAAAAAATACTACCGTTCACACCGAAGCGTTGATGAAGGTTACAACTCAAAGGATAACTTTAACATCTATAACATCCGCGTACAGAACATTCTTGATACAACACCTGCCGAACAAGTTGCGGCTTGGATTGCTCAAGCAGAAACTGATAAAACATGGCTTGTCCTCGTTTACCACCGTATCGCTAATGACCCAGGTCCTTACGACAGCTACACCAATGTATTCCAACAACACGTCCAGGCTATCGTTAATAGCGGCATTACCGTAAAAACGTACAACGACGCGCTTGACGAAGTCACCACCCAGTTACCGTAG